One genomic window of Azospirillum sp. TSH100 includes the following:
- a CDS encoding homospermidine synthase, translating into MALDTKLCTFTGRMVIVGFGSIGQGVLPLLLRHIDGLTADRITIVTAEERGREEAELYGVAFHNNPLDNDNFFQVLKPLIDKGDFLVNLSVDVSSIALIEFCQRVGAFYTDTCTEPWAGGYTDSSLSPSLRSNYALRESALALRGRFDGGPTALITHGANPGLVSHFVKQALLNIAADTGVATDVPTDRDGWGRLAQKLGIKTIHVAERDTQVSNQPKQIGEFVNTWSIDGFVSEGCQPAELGWGTHEKGLPPDGRRHEFGCDAAIYLMRPGAATRVRTWTPLEGPFHGFLITHSEAISISDYFTVREGGKVVYRPTCHYAYHPCDDAVMSLHELAGKNFNMQAEQRLMMHEITGGMDELGVLLMGNPKGAYWYGSRLGIEEARSLAPYNNATSMQVTSTVLGGIVWTLENPNRGVVEPDEVDFRRVLDIATPYLGEVVGAYGDWTPLQDRNVLFPEDIDEDDPWQFKNFRVV; encoded by the coding sequence ATGGCCCTGGACACGAAGCTCTGCACGTTCACAGGCCGCATGGTCATCGTTGGATTCGGTTCGATCGGCCAGGGTGTCTTGCCGCTGCTTCTCCGTCACATCGACGGACTTACGGCCGACCGAATCACCATCGTCACCGCCGAGGAGCGCGGACGGGAGGAAGCGGAGCTTTACGGCGTCGCCTTCCACAACAATCCGCTCGACAACGACAATTTCTTCCAGGTTCTGAAGCCGCTGATCGACAAGGGCGATTTCCTTGTCAACCTGTCGGTCGACGTATCGTCGATCGCGTTGATCGAGTTCTGCCAGCGGGTCGGCGCCTTCTACACCGACACCTGCACCGAACCGTGGGCGGGCGGCTATACCGATTCCAGCCTGTCGCCGTCGCTGCGCTCCAATTATGCGCTGCGCGAATCGGCTCTGGCGCTGCGCGGCCGCTTCGACGGCGGCCCCACCGCGTTGATCACCCATGGGGCGAATCCGGGTCTGGTGTCGCATTTCGTCAAGCAGGCGCTGCTGAACATCGCCGCCGACACCGGCGTCGCGACCGATGTCCCGACCGACCGCGACGGCTGGGGCCGGCTGGCGCAGAAGCTGGGGATCAAGACCATCCATGTCGCGGAACGCGACACCCAGGTGTCGAACCAGCCCAAGCAGATCGGTGAGTTCGTCAACACGTGGTCGATCGACGGCTTCGTCAGCGAAGGCTGCCAGCCGGCCGAACTCGGCTGGGGCACCCACGAGAAGGGATTGCCGCCCGACGGACGTCGGCACGAATTCGGCTGCGACGCCGCGATCTATCTGATGCGCCCCGGTGCCGCCACCCGCGTGCGGACCTGGACCCCGCTGGAGGGGCCGTTCCACGGCTTCCTCATCACGCACAGCGAGGCGATCTCGATTTCCGACTATTTCACCGTGCGCGAGGGCGGCAAGGTCGTGTACCGGCCGACATGCCACTATGCCTATCATCCCTGCGACGATGCGGTGATGTCGCTGCACGAGCTGGCCGGCAAGAACTTCAACATGCAGGCCGAACAGCGGCTGATGATGCACGAGATCACCGGTGGGATGGACGAGCTGGGCGTCCTGCTGATGGGGAATCCGAAGGGCGCCTACTGGTACGGATCCCGCCTGGGGATCGAGGAGGCGCGGTCGCTGGCCCCCTATAACAACGCCACCTCGATGCAGGTGACCTCCACGGTCCTGGGCGGCATCGTCTGGACGCTGGAGAACCCGAATCGGGGCGTGGTGGAACCGGACGAGGTGGACTTCCGCCGGGTGCTGGACATCGCCACCCCCTATCTCGGCGAGGTGGTCGGCGCCTATGGCGACTGGACTCCGCTGCAGGACCGCAACGTCCTGTTCCCGGAGGACATCGACGAGGACGACCCCTGGCAGTTCAAGAACTTCCGGGTGGTTTGA
- a CDS encoding type III PLP-dependent enzyme produces the protein MGFLRSRSAVTPLRRVGLNDSSAVSLTSGRRSTVAQAVALHRPEEPMHCIRPGVLADTADSFLKAFAGATDAVGGGGDVLYAVKCNPEPAVLRALWAGGVRHFDVASPGEIRLIRQMFPDAVLHYMHPVKGRQAIRNAYHQYGVRDFVLDSREELDKILEETDGTADLGLVVRLALPKGNAVYDLSGKFGASLTDMVDLLRAARAVAPKVGMSFHVGSQMLDPSAYERAIALAGYVIAESGVAIDVLDVGGGFPVSYPGVTPPPLDDFMAAIARGIASIDLPAHCRLWCEPGRALVAPGASLVVQVVKRRGTELFINDGVYGALSDAGVPGFRFPARLIRPFEAMTDAPDEAFSFYGPTCDSADRMAGPFHLPADVKAGDWIELGQLGAYGSCLRTAFNGFDQARVVEVSDAPLLATPGYELRSCAA, from the coding sequence ATGGGTTTCCTGCGTTCCCGTTCCGCCGTCACCCCGCTCCGCCGCGTCGGCCTGAACGACAGCAGCGCCGTTTCGCTGACCTCCGGCCGTCGCTCCACCGTAGCGCAGGCCGTCGCCCTGCACCGCCCCGAAGAGCCGATGCACTGCATCCGCCCCGGCGTTCTGGCCGACACCGCCGACAGCTTTCTGAAGGCCTTCGCCGGTGCGACCGACGCGGTCGGTGGTGGCGGGGACGTGCTCTACGCCGTGAAGTGCAATCCGGAACCGGCGGTGCTGCGTGCCCTGTGGGCCGGCGGCGTGCGCCATTTCGATGTCGCTTCGCCCGGTGAGATTCGCCTGATCCGCCAGATGTTCCCGGATGCCGTCCTGCATTACATGCACCCGGTGAAGGGCCGTCAGGCGATCCGCAACGCCTATCACCAGTATGGTGTGCGCGACTTCGTGCTCGACAGCCGGGAAGAGTTGGACAAGATCCTGGAGGAGACCGACGGCACCGCCGATCTTGGTCTGGTCGTCCGGCTGGCACTGCCGAAGGGCAATGCCGTCTACGACCTGTCCGGCAAGTTCGGTGCCTCCCTGACCGACATGGTGGACCTGCTGCGCGCCGCCCGCGCCGTGGCGCCGAAGGTCGGGATGTCCTTCCATGTCGGCTCGCAGATGCTCGACCCGTCGGCCTATGAGCGCGCCATCGCGCTCGCCGGCTACGTCATCGCCGAGAGCGGCGTGGCCATAGACGTGCTCGATGTCGGCGGCGGTTTCCCGGTGTCCTATCCGGGCGTCACCCCGCCGCCGCTCGACGACTTCATGGCCGCCATCGCCCGTGGCATTGCGTCCATCGACCTGCCGGCGCACTGCCGCCTGTGGTGCGAGCCCGGCCGTGCCTTGGTCGCCCCCGGCGCCTCGCTGGTGGTGCAGGTGGTGAAGCGGCGCGGCACGGAGCTGTTCATCAATGACGGCGTCTATGGTGCCCTGTCGGACGCAGGCGTGCCCGGCTTCCGCTTCCCGGCCCGGCTGATCCGCCCGTTCGAGGCGATGACCGATGCCCCGGACGAGGCGTTCAGCTTCTACGGCCCGACCTGCGACAGCGCCGACAGGATGGCCGGCCCCTTCCACCTGCCGGCCGATGTGAAGGCCGGCGACTGGATCGAACTGGGACAACTCGGCGCCTATGGCTCCTGCCTGCGCACCGCCTTCAACGGCTTCGATCAGGCGCGGGTCGTCGAGGTGTCGGACGCGCCGCTGCTCGCCACTCCCGGTTACGAGCTTCGCTCCTGTGCTGCCTGA
- a CDS encoding acireductone dioxygenase has product MSDLTVYLESDARRPELRTADPALMAAHLAHIGILFERWNADTPLPASADANAVLDAYAVPIGRLKDARRFCTADVVRVTLQTEGVASLRAKFLNEHTHDEDEARFFVEGAGAFYIHLDNRVFRVVCEAGDLLSIPAGTPHWFDMGATPCFTTIRFFGRPDGWSATPTGDTIAARFPFFGPDTAQAA; this is encoded by the coding sequence GTGAGTGACCTGACCGTATATCTGGAAAGCGATGCCCGCAGGCCGGAACTCCGCACCGCCGACCCGGCATTGATGGCCGCTCATCTCGCCCATATCGGCATCCTGTTTGAACGCTGGAATGCCGACACCCCCCTGCCCGCGTCCGCCGATGCCAACGCGGTGCTGGACGCCTATGCCGTCCCCATCGGACGATTGAAGGACGCGCGGCGCTTCTGCACCGCCGACGTGGTGCGCGTGACCCTGCAGACGGAGGGCGTGGCGTCCCTACGCGCCAAATTCCTGAACGAACACACCCATGACGAGGACGAGGCGCGGTTCTTCGTCGAGGGGGCCGGCGCCTTCTACATCCACTTGGACAACCGCGTCTTCCGCGTCGTGTGCGAGGCCGGCGACCTGCTGAGCATTCCCGCCGGCACGCCGCACTGGTTCGACATGGGAGCGACGCCCTGCTTCACCACCATCCGATTCTTCGGCCGCCCTGACGGCTGGTCGGCCACGCCGACCGGCGACACCATCGCCGCGCGCTTCCCGTTCTTTGGGCCGGATACTGCTCAGGCAGCCTGA
- a CDS encoding MFS transporter, whose amino-acid sequence MRDEIDTGDEAAYLQAGTPAYRRASRILFVAGFSTFATLYCVQPLLPDFVREFGVTPAESSLSLSLTTGILAVALLVAGAISDGIGRKPVMVAALLGAGVLGIVGALMPGWHGFLAVRALEGLALSGLPAVAMAYVSEEVDPKSAGVAMGLYIGGTAIGGMSGRVLTAIVTDLGSWRLAVGVVGALAVAAAVTVWFALPPSRHFVRRAAGLSALVRAWRGLLTDPALLGLFSLGFLLMGGFVTVFNYIGFRLSEPPFELRPAIVGAVFLVYSFGVVSSPLFGGWSGRFGSNRTLAAAVALMVAGLALMEIDSLFAIAPGIALLTFAFFGAHSIVSAWIGRRAAVARGQASSIYLFCYYLGSTLAGTLGGLFWHGYGWTGVAAFVGLLLVVAVGVTAGLQRSR is encoded by the coding sequence GTGCGCGACGAGATCGACACCGGTGACGAGGCCGCCTATCTGCAGGCCGGCACCCCCGCCTATCGCCGCGCCAGCCGCATCCTGTTCGTCGCCGGCTTCTCGACCTTCGCCACGCTCTATTGCGTCCAGCCGTTGCTGCCCGATTTCGTGCGGGAGTTCGGGGTGACGCCGGCGGAATCGAGCCTGTCGCTGTCGCTGACCACCGGCATCCTGGCGGTGGCACTGCTTGTGGCCGGCGCCATCTCCGACGGGATCGGGCGCAAGCCGGTGATGGTCGCGGCCCTGCTCGGCGCCGGCGTCCTCGGGATTGTCGGCGCGCTGATGCCGGGCTGGCACGGCTTTCTTGCCGTCCGGGCGCTGGAGGGGCTGGCGCTGAGTGGGCTGCCGGCGGTGGCAATGGCCTATGTCTCCGAAGAGGTCGACCCGAAATCGGCCGGCGTCGCCATGGGGCTCTATATCGGCGGGACCGCCATCGGCGGCATGTCCGGCCGGGTGCTGACCGCCATCGTCACCGACCTCGGCAGCTGGCGGCTGGCGGTCGGGGTGGTCGGCGCACTGGCGGTGGCGGCCGCCGTCACCGTCTGGTTCGCCCTGCCGCCGTCGCGCCATTTCGTCCGCCGCGCCGCCGGGCTGTCGGCGCTGGTGCGGGCGTGGCGCGGACTGCTGACCGACCCGGCGCTGCTCGGGCTGTTCTCTCTGGGCTTCCTGCTGATGGGTGGCTTCGTCACCGTCTTCAACTATATCGGCTTCCGCCTGAGCGAACCGCCGTTCGAGCTGCGGCCGGCGATCGTCGGCGCGGTGTTCCTGGTCTACAGCTTCGGCGTCGTCAGCTCGCCGCTGTTCGGCGGCTGGTCGGGCCGGTTCGGGTCGAACCGCACCCTGGCGGCGGCGGTGGCACTGATGGTGGCAGGGCTGGCGCTGATGGAGATCGACAGCCTGTTCGCCATCGCTCCCGGCATTGCTCTTCTCACCTTCGCCTTCTTCGGCGCCCATTCCATCGTCTCGGCCTGGATCGGCCGGCGGGCGGCGGTGGCACGGGGGCAGGCCTCCTCCATCTATCTATTCTGCTACTATCTGGGTTCGACGCTCGCCGGAACGCTGGGCGGGCTTTTCTGGCACGGCTATGGTTGGACCGGGGTGGCCGCCTTCGTCGGGCTGTTGCTGGTCGTCGCAGTGGGGGTTACCGCCGGGCTGCAACGCAGCCGCTGA